In a single window of the Planctomycetia bacterium genome:
- a CDS encoding tryptophanase: protein MKTIIEPFRIKSVEPIKMTTRSQREVMLREAGFNLFSIPAEYVLIDLLTDSGTGAMSAEQWAGVMRGDESYAGASSFYRFQDRIQDLTRFEHVLPTHQGRASERILFELVGGPDKIVPNNTHFDTTRANVEHSGAKAVDLSIPEVRDPKNRHPFKGNMDVAALERLIGEVGRERIPLVMVTVTNNSGGGQPVSMENLRAVRAVCDKHGLPLFLDACRFAENAYLIKLREPGMGNRSVREIVHEMFALADGATISAKKDGLVNIGGLLLLRDEQLFQRACNLLILTEGFITYGGLAGRDLEAMAQGFEEVVHEDYLAYRIRSVEYLGEKLLAAGVPIVEPPGGHAIYIDAGALCPHIPREQFPGQAVVCGLYRVGGIRAVEIGSVMFGATASPPLELVRLAMPRRVYTQSHIDYVIEAAAEMAATKRELRGLRFVQEPPVLRHFTARFEEI from the coding sequence ATGAAGACGATCATTGAGCCATTTCGCATCAAGAGCGTCGAGCCAATCAAGATGACGACGCGCAGTCAGCGCGAAGTCATGCTGCGCGAGGCCGGTTTCAACCTCTTTTCGATTCCGGCCGAGTACGTGCTGATCGACCTGCTGACGGACAGCGGGACGGGAGCCATGTCCGCGGAGCAGTGGGCGGGGGTCATGCGCGGTGACGAGTCGTATGCGGGGGCTTCGAGTTTTTATCGCTTTCAGGATCGGATTCAGGACCTTACGCGCTTTGAACACGTGCTGCCGACGCACCAGGGGAGGGCCAGCGAACGGATTCTCTTTGAACTGGTTGGCGGGCCGGACAAGATCGTGCCGAACAACACGCACTTTGACACGACCCGGGCAAACGTCGAGCACAGCGGGGCCAAGGCCGTGGATCTTTCCATTCCGGAAGTGCGCGATCCCAAGAACCGGCACCCCTTCAAGGGCAACATGGATGTCGCGGCGCTGGAGCGACTCATCGGTGAAGTCGGCCGCGAACGCATCCCGCTGGTCATGGTGACGGTGACGAACAACAGCGGCGGCGGTCAGCCGGTCAGCATGGAGAATCTCCGCGCGGTGCGGGCGGTCTGCGACAAGCATGGGCTGCCGCTCTTTCTCGACGCGTGCCGTTTCGCGGAGAACGCTTACCTGATCAAGCTGCGCGAGCCGGGGATGGGGAATCGATCGGTACGGGAGATCGTGCACGAGATGTTTGCGCTCGCTGACGGGGCGACGATCAGTGCGAAGAAGGACGGGCTGGTGAACATCGGCGGGTTACTGCTCCTGCGCGATGAGCAGCTATTTCAGCGCGCCTGTAATCTGCTCATCCTCACCGAAGGATTCATTACTTACGGCGGGCTGGCCGGGCGCGACCTGGAGGCGATGGCCCAGGGTTTTGAGGAAGTCGTTCACGAGGACTATCTGGCGTACCGGATTCGCAGTGTGGAATATCTCGGGGAGAAGTTGCTGGCCGCGGGTGTGCCGATCGTCGAACCTCCGGGCGGCCATGCGATCTATATCGATGCGGGGGCTCTGTGCCCGCATATTCCGCGCGAGCAGTTCCCCGGGCAGGCGGTCGTTTGTGGGCTGTATCGTGTCGGCGGGATTCGCGCGGTGGAGATCGGCTCGGTGATGTTCGGAGCCACCGCTTCTCCGCCGCTGGAGCTGGTGCGACTGGCGATGCCGCGGCGGGTTTATACGCAGAGCCACATTGACTACGTGATCGAGGCGGCCGCGGAAATGGCGGCGACGAAGCGAGAGCTTCGCGGGCTTCGCTTCGTCCAGGAGCCGCCGGTTCTGCGACACTTCACGGCGCGGTTTGAGGAGATATGA
- a CDS encoding tyrosine phenol-lyase: MNKRSWAEPFKIKMVEHLRMTTPEEREAAIREAGYNTFLLRSRDVYIDLLTDSGTNAMSDRQWAGMMLGDEAYAGSENFYHLEDAVRRYYGYKHLIPTHQGRGAEHILSRLCIKAGDFVPGNMYFTTTKAHQELVGGQFVDVICDEAHDSQSEAPFKGNVDLAKLQRLIDQEGASRIAYLCVGATVNMAGGQPVSLANLRETSRLCRQHGIKVFLDATRAVENCYFIRQREPGCSKRTLADILLELCSYTDGCTMSGKKDCLVNIGGFLAVNDDDLADAARNMIVIYEGLHTYGGLAGRDLEAMAIGIAESVSLDHMHARIGQVQYLGELLQDADVPIVRPIGGHGIFLDAARFLPHIPREQFPAQALAAALYMDSGVRGMERGAVSAGRDKESGKNLFPKLELVRMTLPRRVYTQAHMDVTAESVISLLEQRDKIVGLRFTYEPGHLRFFQARFEPVTGDRVLLS; the protein is encoded by the coding sequence ATGAACAAGCGATCCTGGGCGGAGCCATTCAAGATCAAGATGGTCGAGCATCTTCGAATGACGACTCCGGAGGAGCGGGAGGCGGCGATTCGAGAGGCCGGCTACAACACGTTTCTGCTGCGCAGCCGCGACGTATATATCGACCTGCTGACGGACTCCGGGACCAACGCGATGAGCGACCGGCAGTGGGCGGGAATGATGCTGGGCGACGAGGCGTACGCGGGGTCGGAGAACTTCTATCACCTTGAGGACGCGGTCCGGCGGTATTACGGCTACAAGCATCTTATTCCGACGCATCAAGGCCGCGGGGCGGAGCATATTCTCAGCCGACTCTGCATCAAGGCGGGCGACTTCGTGCCGGGCAATATGTATTTTACAACGACGAAGGCACACCAGGAACTGGTCGGGGGGCAATTCGTGGACGTCATTTGCGATGAAGCCCACGACTCGCAGAGTGAGGCGCCGTTCAAGGGCAACGTCGATCTTGCGAAATTGCAGCGGCTCATCGACCAGGAGGGGGCCTCGCGCATTGCCTATTTGTGCGTGGGCGCGACGGTGAACATGGCGGGCGGACAGCCGGTCAGCCTGGCCAACCTGCGTGAGACATCGCGGTTATGCCGTCAGCATGGCATCAAGGTGTTTCTCGATGCGACACGGGCTGTGGAGAACTGCTACTTCATCCGGCAGCGGGAGCCGGGTTGTTCGAAGCGAACGCTGGCCGATATTCTTCTGGAACTGTGCTCGTATACCGATGGCTGTACGATGTCCGGCAAGAAGGATTGCCTGGTAAACATCGGGGGGTTCCTTGCCGTCAACGACGATGATCTGGCCGACGCGGCACGGAACATGATTGTCATCTATGAGGGACTGCACACCTACGGCGGACTGGCGGGGCGCGATCTGGAGGCGATGGCCATCGGCATCGCGGAGTCGGTGTCTTTGGACCATATGCATGCCCGGATCGGACAGGTGCAGTATCTCGGCGAGTTGCTGCAAGACGCCGATGTACCGATTGTTCGTCCGATTGGGGGGCACGGCATCTTCCTGGATGCCGCGCGATTTCTGCCGCACATACCACGGGAGCAATTCCCGGCACAGGCACTTGCGGCGGCGTTGTATATGGATTCGGGCGTGCGCGGCATGGAGCGCGGCGCTGTGTCTGCCGGACGCGACAAGGAGAGCGGTAAGAATCTGTTTCCGAAACTGGAATTGGTTCGCATGACGCTGCCTCGGCGCGTTTATACTCAGGCCCACATGGACGTCACGGCTGAGTCGGTCATCAGTCTGCTGGAGCAGCGGGACAAGATCGTGGGGCTGCGATTCACTTACGAGCCCGGGCATCTGCGGTTCTTTCAGGCGCGTTTTGAGCCGGTCACGGGCGACCGGGTACTTCTGAGTTGA
- a CDS encoding DUF4091 domain-containing protein: MRLKLRRHRGDERFRSQALKRRRSAAVLVAILPVWGCTWAGCGRGTEERIIPARVWATGPSYRVNSLELARAETSIFARGDGTIRLTSAVNEKIGFNLVISAVDSAVSGVELRADDLAGTEGKISASAIRAYRPYPITVERYPNWFLRTQGLREPRAYPDALVPIPVNGVGASPGSIAAQPLVVLAGQSLALYVEIVIPPEARPGRYKTAISLVGPNCTPLRTPIEVLVRDVYLDSKVSIPVVAGVQLGPVIASFTDIDPQNKSVAISKPECRKAIEKTFALLSEHGLSPYCDEIYPRFSQDVDGNTVLDWSEYDAFCGPFIEGGGNAEGRGAFAWPLPVGMSQPHPSQFDGMDSAAYMLVLQDYLSKARAHFEEKGWLERAVVYFDYPSVIDPNESELQRVRRLIEWVHDAGIELPYMSKLIPQPMTPFGWTAYHYVDLTRVVDIWATPARYQDAATLAELQRLGKRTWLLPDRPPYCGSLAVEAPPTHARSIAWQAYLQGHEAIWLPRATDWPGKVLDEAISQDDQASDAWLVYPGKLFGCDGPVPSARLKLLQAGIQDYQCLRLLSEHGHAATAGLLARSLIKACGTGAYGDNFQDAHWDRRIDDPDVWDLAAAILREEAELAVSEHPAEPISLEKNRADWLRFLAATRSLEVWVGSARLRKDPRPGQTGYLATIDAEVRSELRTSVEGRLKFGPLAEGASAIDDDKQIGPLEEMSVASRSLTARFPEAPLCDLDGHYIQSIVFDAGRSGLVEAQATFSISRVSEVSKPPRIDGSLDDWPPGTQNVMGDFRLIAFTHGSARRRAESQTIGYCCTDGSKLYLGIQALSPAGPTVSNVESNIVTYEDLRPVGSDLVEIMIDPTGVATQSDDIYHVVVKSTGNPIFERGVSVSPPIGSVAPWPGPRPEYSVTRGADGWTAEIAMSLECFGPRESRNLVWGFNLARLEPVRGEYSDWARAQRYCYDPASFGNLIWPDGGVGE; the protein is encoded by the coding sequence TTGCGATTGAAGCTCAGACGACATCGCGGTGATGAGAGATTTCGCAGTCAGGCGTTGAAGCGCCGGCGCTCTGCCGCCGTGCTTGTGGCGATTCTGCCGGTTTGGGGCTGCACGTGGGCGGGATGTGGGCGAGGAACTGAGGAGAGAATCATCCCGGCGCGGGTATGGGCGACGGGTCCTTCTTATCGGGTCAATTCGCTTGAACTGGCTCGCGCGGAGACATCGATCTTTGCGCGCGGAGACGGGACCATCCGTCTGACGAGCGCTGTAAACGAGAAGATCGGGTTCAATCTGGTTATCTCCGCTGTCGATAGCGCCGTTTCCGGGGTGGAGCTTCGCGCGGATGATCTTGCGGGGACAGAGGGGAAAATCTCGGCGAGCGCGATCCGGGCCTATCGTCCCTATCCGATCACGGTAGAGCGGTATCCCAACTGGTTTCTGCGGACGCAGGGGCTGCGGGAGCCGCGGGCATATCCTGATGCCCTTGTTCCTATTCCGGTGAATGGCGTGGGGGCGTCGCCGGGCAGCATCGCCGCGCAGCCGCTCGTTGTTCTCGCGGGGCAAAGCCTGGCCTTGTACGTGGAGATTGTCATTCCGCCGGAGGCGCGGCCGGGCCGGTACAAGACGGCGATTTCACTGGTCGGCCCCAATTGCACGCCGCTTCGCACGCCGATCGAGGTGCTGGTTCGGGACGTCTATCTGGATTCAAAGGTGAGTATTCCTGTTGTCGCCGGCGTGCAGCTTGGGCCGGTGATCGCGAGCTTCACGGATATCGATCCTCAGAATAAGTCCGTCGCGATCTCAAAGCCCGAATGTCGAAAGGCGATTGAGAAGACGTTTGCCCTTTTGAGCGAGCATGGCTTGTCGCCGTATTGCGATGAGATCTATCCACGGTTTTCGCAGGATGTGGATGGGAATACGGTGCTCGACTGGAGCGAGTACGACGCGTTTTGTGGGCCGTTTATCGAGGGCGGCGGTAACGCGGAAGGCCGCGGGGCGTTTGCGTGGCCTCTGCCGGTCGGAATGAGCCAGCCGCATCCTTCACAATTCGACGGCATGGACTCGGCCGCCTATATGCTGGTGCTTCAAGATTATCTTTCAAAGGCGCGGGCGCACTTCGAGGAGAAGGGGTGGCTGGAACGGGCGGTGGTTTACTTCGACTATCCGTCGGTCATTGATCCAAATGAGAGTGAGCTTCAGCGAGTGCGCAGGCTGATCGAATGGGTGCACGATGCGGGGATTGAGCTTCCATACATGAGCAAGCTGATTCCCCAGCCGATGACGCCGTTTGGCTGGACCGCTTATCATTATGTTGATTTGACAAGAGTTGTAGATATCTGGGCGACGCCGGCGCGATACCAGGATGCCGCGACACTTGCGGAGCTTCAGCGTCTTGGCAAGCGGACATGGCTGCTGCCGGATCGTCCTCCCTATTGCGGGAGTCTCGCGGTGGAAGCTCCGCCCACGCACGCGAGGAGCATTGCCTGGCAGGCGTACTTGCAGGGACACGAGGCGATCTGGCTGCCGCGTGCGACGGACTGGCCCGGCAAAGTTCTCGATGAGGCCATATCGCAGGACGACCAGGCGTCAGATGCGTGGCTGGTGTATCCCGGCAAGCTGTTTGGCTGCGATGGTCCGGTGCCGTCGGCGCGGCTCAAGCTCTTGCAGGCGGGCATTCAGGACTACCAGTGCCTGCGTCTGTTGAGCGAGCACGGACACGCCGCCACGGCGGGGCTCTTGGCGCGTTCACTGATCAAGGCCTGCGGGACGGGCGCCTATGGTGATAATTTTCAGGACGCTCATTGGGATCGGCGAATTGACGACCCTGACGTCTGGGATCTGGCGGCGGCGATTCTCCGTGAAGAAGCGGAGCTCGCGGTAAGTGAGCATCCGGCCGAGCCGATCAGCCTGGAGAAGAATCGCGCCGACTGGCTTCGGTTCCTGGCCGCGACGAGATCGCTGGAGGTGTGGGTGGGCTCCGCCCGATTGCGGAAAGATCCCCGACCGGGGCAAACGGGATATCTAGCGACAATTGATGCGGAGGTGCGCAGTGAGTTGCGGACGTCGGTGGAGGGTCGATTGAAATTCGGTCCGCTTGCGGAGGGCGCATCGGCGATCGACGACGACAAGCAGATCGGCCCGCTGGAAGAGATGTCGGTGGCGAGTCGCAGCCTGACGGCGCGCTTTCCCGAGGCGCCGCTTTGCGATCTCGACGGTCACTACATCCAGTCGATTGTTTTCGATGCGGGTCGATCCGGACTGGTGGAGGCACAGGCGACGTTTTCGATTTCCCGCGTGTCGGAGGTGTCGAAGCCACCAAGGATTGATGGGAGTCTCGATGACTGGCCTCCCGGCACGCAAAACGTCATGGGGGATTTTCGACTGATCGCGTTTACTCACGGTTCGGCGCGACGGCGCGCAGAGAGCCAGACGATCGGGTATTGCTGCACGGACGGGTCGAAGCTGTACCTCGGCATTCAGGCGCTGAGCCCGGCAGGCCCGACGGTTTCGAATGTTGAGAGCAACATCGTGACTTACGAAGATCTGCGTCCGGTCGGCAGCGATTTGGTCGAGATCATGATTGATCCGACGGGGGTCGCGACACAAAGCGATGACATTTATCACGTGGTGGTGAAATCCACCGGGAACCCGATCTTCGAGCGCGGCGTGTCGGTGTCGCCGCCGATCGGGTCCGTTGCGCCCTGGCCGGGGCCGAGACCGGAGTATTCCGTGACCAGAGGTGCGGACGGCTGGACGGCGGAGATCGCGATGTCGCTGGAGTGCTTCGGTCCGCGTGAGTCGCGGAATCTTGTATGGGGCTTCAATCTTGCTCGACTGGAGCCGGTTCGCGGTGAGTACTCGGACTGGGCCCGGGCGCAGCGGTATTGCTACGATCCGGCCTCGTTTGGAAACCTGATCTGGCCCGATGGCGGCGTCGGCGAATAA
- a CDS encoding tetratricopeptide repeat protein, with protein sequence MTRQTKPSRGSATASQAARCEPPPARTDLKLPVLPADKPRVRPSRAGKWRAYSLLSVHVFIIAHFIQWMLAGETISPVEPSESMETITSGRINAGFIFFAVALLVTLLLGRWVCGWGCHLVAYQDLTLWVLKKLKLRPKPFATRLFWIVPLIAALYMFVWPEIVRLYLGVERSPTTWHVSTTGFWDTFPQYGIAILTVLSCGVAIIYFLGPKGFCTFACPYGAFFGLTDKLAVGRIRVTDACRECGHCTSVCTSNVRVAEEVKLYKMVVDPGCMKCMDCVTVCPNDALYFGFGPPSLGRQPIAPPAKRRFDLSLAEEILALIVFAGVFLAFRGLYGKVPFLMSLGIAGVGAFLIMKAVRIAYVPDVLIQRTRLKIGGRLQPLGTAFLLGVFAILAFTVHSGIWRFHDWQGHRAFLHSPPETFRWQYDPAGPPGSRDPHKANVDTAIRHLEFCNRWGLYPTPENDLQRAWLYVCANRLNKSAECVRAALDRNPDDFSTWMNLAKVLTAAGELADARAAYEGALKLETTQREKWGRKIADRPMDGSAHLWTEWGMFLVHMGEPDAGIAALEFACNYDARFADGPLALGDCQLRMDNPDAARRAFIAAVLIAPQRPEANEALRIINKSQQHYDRAVTEYRAAIKDRPEIFSLRNNLAFALSELMRYQEAAAEYREALRLLPGAWATRADYGALLLILGDAAGAIEQYQQIVSAEPQNAEALLRLGYLFIQTGDYNAARPPVEAALQFGDEAQQATARMLSDELTRRTAPQAARP encoded by the coding sequence TTGACCAGGCAGACCAAACCCTCACGCGGCTCGGCAACCGCAAGTCAGGCAGCCCGCTGCGAGCCGCCCCCTGCCCGCACCGACTTGAAGCTCCCCGTCCTCCCCGCGGACAAGCCCAGAGTCCGGCCCTCCAGGGCGGGAAAGTGGCGGGCCTACTCCCTCCTGTCGGTCCACGTATTCATAATCGCGCATTTCATCCAATGGATGCTTGCCGGAGAAACCATCTCACCGGTCGAGCCCTCCGAATCCATGGAGACAATTACCAGCGGGCGAATCAACGCCGGCTTCATCTTTTTTGCCGTCGCGCTTTTGGTGACTCTCCTCCTCGGCCGCTGGGTCTGTGGCTGGGGCTGCCACTTGGTCGCCTACCAGGACCTGACCCTCTGGGTTCTCAAGAAGCTCAAGCTGCGCCCCAAGCCATTTGCGACGCGGCTTTTTTGGATCGTCCCCCTCATCGCCGCGCTGTACATGTTCGTCTGGCCGGAGATCGTACGACTCTATCTGGGCGTGGAAAGATCACCGACAACCTGGCATGTGAGCACCACCGGCTTCTGGGACACCTTCCCGCAATACGGCATCGCCATCCTCACCGTCCTCTCCTGCGGCGTCGCCATCATTTATTTCCTCGGGCCCAAGGGTTTCTGCACCTTTGCCTGTCCTTACGGAGCCTTTTTCGGCCTTACCGACAAGCTGGCCGTCGGCCGCATCCGCGTAACCGATGCCTGCCGCGAGTGCGGCCACTGTACCTCGGTTTGCACCTCCAACGTCCGTGTCGCCGAGGAAGTAAAGCTCTACAAGATGGTCGTCGATCCCGGCTGCATGAAGTGCATGGACTGCGTGACCGTCTGCCCCAACGACGCCCTCTACTTCGGCTTCGGCCCACCCTCGCTGGGACGCCAACCAATCGCCCCGCCTGCCAAACGACGATTCGATCTCTCCCTCGCTGAAGAGATTCTCGCCCTCATCGTCTTCGCCGGTGTGTTCCTCGCCTTTCGCGGTCTTTATGGAAAAGTCCCGTTTCTCATGTCGCTCGGCATCGCCGGCGTCGGCGCGTTTCTCATCATGAAGGCCGTGCGAATCGCTTACGTCCCCGATGTCCTCATCCAGCGGACGCGCCTGAAGATCGGCGGCAGGCTGCAACCGCTCGGAACCGCCTTTCTCCTCGGCGTCTTTGCGATCTTGGCGTTCACGGTCCATTCCGGCATCTGGAGATTCCACGATTGGCAGGGACATCGCGCCTTCTTGCACTCCCCGCCCGAGACCTTTCGCTGGCAATACGACCCCGCCGGCCCTCCCGGTTCGAGAGACCCCCACAAGGCAAACGTCGACACGGCGATTCGCCATCTCGAGTTTTGCAATCGCTGGGGGCTCTACCCAACACCGGAGAACGATCTCCAGCGGGCCTGGCTTTACGTCTGCGCCAATCGCCTCAATAAATCCGCGGAGTGCGTGCGCGCTGCCCTGGATCGAAATCCAGATGACTTCTCGACCTGGATGAACCTCGCCAAAGTACTTACCGCGGCCGGAGAATTGGCCGATGCCCGAGCCGCCTATGAGGGCGCCCTGAAGCTGGAAACCACGCAGCGCGAAAAATGGGGACGAAAGATCGCAGATCGTCCCATGGACGGCTCGGCCCACCTATGGACTGAATGGGGCATGTTTCTCGTCCACATGGGAGAGCCCGATGCCGGCATTGCGGCACTCGAATTCGCCTGCAATTACGACGCCCGATTCGCCGACGGTCCACTCGCCCTGGGTGACTGCCAACTCCGAATGGACAACCCCGACGCGGCCCGTAGAGCCTTCATCGCCGCCGTACTAATCGCTCCGCAGCGCCCGGAGGCCAACGAGGCCCTGCGCATTATCAACAAGTCGCAGCAGCATTACGACCGCGCCGTCACCGAGTATCGGGCAGCAATCAAAGATCGGCCCGAAATCTTTTCGCTCCGCAACAACCTCGCTTTCGCGCTCTCTGAGTTGATGCGTTATCAGGAAGCCGCCGCCGAATACCGCGAAGCCCTTCGACTGCTGCCCGGCGCCTGGGCCACCCGTGCCGACTACGGCGCACTCTTACTCATTCTGGGCGATGCCGCCGGTGCGATTGAGCAGTATCAGCAAATCGTAAGCGCCGAGCCGCAAAACGCCGAGGCACTCCTGCGACTGGGATACCTCTTCATTCAGACCGGCGACTACAACGCCGCCCGACCCCCCGTCGAAGCCGCTCTCCAATTCGGCGACGAAGCCCAACAGGCGACGGCTCGAATGCTCAGCGACGAGCTAACTCGCCGTACAGCGCCTCAAGCCGCTCGACCATGA
- a CDS encoding glycosyltransferase family 4 protein — translation MRIVHVITRLIIGGAQENTLLTCEGLSARGHEVHLISGPTEGPEGSLTGRARTGPYQFEELPDLVRQVSPLRDFAALRSLRRTFELLRPDVVHTHSSKAGVLGRIAADLAGVPLIVHTIHGMSFNRTQGELTSAMYAAAERHCAKRCHGIVSVADAMTRQALAAGVGRPEQFRTIRSGMVTADFDPVKHDGRELRRQWGVSDSDVLVGTVARLFVNKGYEQLIPIMSLAAQRALPLKFVWVGDGAQRDMYEVELSRRGLRDRVIITGLLPPSEMPRVLSSIDLLAHTSQWEGLPRAVVQAMLMGKPAISFDIDGGPEVVIPGETGELVRLGDLEGFADAIEKLSADDALRNRYGVTGRARCLTEFDHRVMVERLEALYGELARR, via the coding sequence ATGCGGATTGTTCACGTCATCACGCGCTTGATCATCGGCGGGGCGCAGGAAAACACGCTGCTGACCTGCGAGGGTTTGAGTGCGCGCGGTCACGAAGTGCATCTGATCAGCGGACCGACGGAGGGGCCGGAGGGGTCACTCACGGGGCGCGCCCGGACGGGGCCTTATCAATTTGAAGAGTTGCCGGACCTTGTGAGGCAGGTGAGCCCCCTGAGGGATTTCGCGGCGCTTCGGTCGCTTCGCCGCACGTTTGAATTGCTGCGGCCGGACGTGGTGCACACGCACTCGAGCAAGGCGGGAGTACTGGGGCGCATCGCCGCCGATCTGGCCGGCGTGCCGCTGATCGTGCACACGATTCACGGGATGAGCTTCAATCGGACGCAGGGCGAATTGACGAGCGCGATGTACGCCGCCGCCGAGCGTCACTGCGCCAAGCGGTGTCACGGGATTGTCAGCGTCGCGGATGCGATGACCCGGCAGGCGCTTGCGGCAGGCGTGGGCCGTCCCGAGCAGTTTCGAACCATTCGCAGCGGCATGGTGACGGCGGACTTCGACCCCGTGAAACATGACGGCCGGGAGCTTCGTCGCCAGTGGGGGGTGTCTGATTCGGACGTGCTGGTGGGGACGGTGGCGAGGCTCTTTGTTAATAAGGGCTACGAGCAGCTAATCCCGATCATGTCGCTGGCGGCGCAACGGGCTTTGCCATTGAAATTCGTCTGGGTCGGCGATGGGGCCCAGCGCGATATGTATGAGGTGGAGTTGAGCCGGCGCGGCCTGCGCGATCGGGTGATCATCACCGGGCTACTGCCGCCGAGCGAGATGCCCCGCGTACTCTCTTCGATCGACCTGCTGGCTCATACGTCTCAGTGGGAGGGGCTTCCGAGGGCGGTGGTGCAGGCGATGCTCATGGGGAAGCCGGCGATCAGTTTCGACATCGACGGCGGGCCGGAAGTCGTGATTCCCGGGGAGACGGGCGAACTGGTTCGGCTCGGAGATTTGGAGGGATTCGCCGACGCGATCGAGAAGCTATCGGCAGATGACGCGCTGCGAAATCGGTACGGCGTCACCGGCCGGGCTCGGTGTCTTACGGAGTTCGATCATCGAGTCATGGTCGAGCGGCTTGAGGCGCTGTACGGCGAGTTAGCTCGTCGCTGA
- the truA gene encoding tRNA pseudouridine(38-40) synthase TruA, which produces MMILAYDGADFHGWQNQPNLRTAQGTMEQALRRCLRHQVALIGCSRTDSGVHASGYVANCFTTSRTNADSISRSLGSRLPKDMTLLHLAEVPLTFHATRSAITKLYRYRIHNVAARPCEHLSQRFVYHFWQPLDLQRMQEAASNWVGRHDFTSFASAGNPRQSNVRTIRRIELYRVDQEIRMDIEGEGFLYKQVRNMMGTLVEIGRGRWSVQSAREILEAKDRSRAGPTAAPRGLCLQWVKYDLPNLPAPSAEMIQRAEAAEPPRGGPREHVDHHPRSTAPMPQGVDQLEEPSA; this is translated from the coding sequence ATGATGATCCTCGCCTATGACGGGGCGGACTTTCACGGTTGGCAGAACCAGCCCAATCTGCGGACGGCGCAGGGTACGATGGAGCAAGCGCTGCGGCGGTGCCTTCGTCACCAGGTCGCGCTGATCGGCTGCAGCCGGACCGACTCGGGGGTTCATGCATCGGGGTACGTGGCTAACTGTTTTACGACCAGTCGGACAAACGCGGATTCGATTTCGCGGAGTCTCGGCTCGCGGTTGCCGAAGGACATGACCCTGCTGCACCTGGCAGAAGTGCCGCTGACGTTTCACGCAACACGCTCGGCGATTACGAAGCTGTATCGGTATCGGATTCATAACGTCGCCGCGCGGCCCTGCGAGCATTTGTCACAGCGATTCGTTTATCACTTTTGGCAACCGCTGGACCTTCAACGGATGCAGGAGGCGGCCTCGAACTGGGTGGGGCGGCACGACTTCACGTCATTCGCCTCGGCGGGAAACCCACGTCAGTCGAATGTTCGGACAATTCGACGCATCGAACTCTATCGGGTCGATCAGGAAATCCGCATGGACATTGAGGGCGAGGGGTTTCTCTACAAGCAGGTTCGTAACATGATGGGGACGCTCGTTGAGATCGGGCGCGGTCGCTGGTCGGTTCAGTCCGCGCGGGAGATACTCGAAGCGAAGGATCGAAGTCGTGCGGGCCCGACGGCGGCGCCTCGCGGGCTTTGTCTTCAGTGGGTGAAGTACGACCTGCCGAATCTGCCGGCGCCGAGTGCGGAGATGATCCAGCGTGCCGAGGCCGCGGAGCCTCCCCGGGGCGGCCCGCGTGAGCACGTGGATCACCATCCGCGATCGACCGCTCCGATGCCTCAGGGCGTAGACCAGTTGGAGGAACCCTCGGCGTAG